The following proteins are encoded in a genomic region of Chloroflexota bacterium:
- a CDS encoding SgcQ protein produces the protein MKSWIRDLFGVEKPIIGMCHLRALPGDPGYDPQKGLAWVCERAREDLLAL, from the coding sequence ATGAAATCGTGGATTAGAGATTTGTTCGGGGTCGAGAAGCCAATCATTGGGATGTGTCACTTGCGGGCGCTGCCTGGTGATCCGGGTTATGACCCACAGAAGGGCCTGGCCTGGGTTTGCGAGCGCGCCCGCGAAGACTTATTAGCCCTG